One genomic window of Thermococcus indicus includes the following:
- a CDS encoding biotin/lipoyl-containing protein, with product MAKVKVIVDGVEYEVEVEELGGGRFKVAFEDKEYTVEAKGLGIDVGVLSAAPAASAPSVPSAPAPVTATAPAPVAPAAPTPAPAGEGAVTAPMPGKILRILVKEGEEVKTGQGLLVLEAMKMENEIPAPKDGVVKKILVKEGDTVDTGQALIELG from the coding sequence ATGGCGAAGGTTAAGGTCATCGTCGATGGTGTTGAGTACGAGGTTGAGGTTGAGGAACTCGGAGGCGGCCGCTTCAAGGTCGCCTTTGAGGACAAGGAGTACACCGTTGAAGCGAAGGGGCTTGGAATCGACGTGGGTGTCCTGAGCGCTGCTCCCGCTGCGAGCGCCCCGAGTGTCCCGAGCGCCCCAGCCCCAGTGACTGCCACCGCTCCGGCTCCGGTTGCCCCGGCGGCCCCGACTCCCGCTCCCGCCGGCGAGGGTGCCGTGACGGCTCCAATGCCGGGTAAGATTTTGAGAATACTTGTAAAAGAGGGCGAAGAGGTTAAGACCGGACAGGGACTCCTCGTCCTGGAAGCAATGAAGATGGAGAACGAGATTCCCGCCCCAAAGGACGGAGTGGTTAAGAAGATACTCGTCAAGGAAGGCGACACAGTGGACACCGGACAGGCACTCATAGAACTCGGGTGA
- a CDS encoding CBS domain-containing protein yields the protein MRVKTLMTSEPVVVELPATREYALELFRKHKVRSFPVINKNTKALVGIISIKRVLLHPDEEQLAMLVKRDVPTVKPNDDLKKAVRAMLEMDYRRVVVVDDENRVIGVLTVGDIVRRYLAKNEKLKNVTIENYYQKNVGVVWRGTPLKAALKALLLCNAMAIPVIDDEGNLIGMVDETDILKDSEVIRVMKSTALSASSEEDWILESNPTLLFEKAELQLPKKPVEDIMNRELVVATPHMSVYDVAQKMVKYEIEQLPVIRGEGELVGIVRDMDIIKVILNK from the coding sequence ATGCGTGTGAAGACTTTGATGACTTCGGAGCCGGTGGTTGTGGAGCTTCCAGCCACGAGGGAATACGCCCTCGAACTCTTCAGGAAGCATAAGGTAAGGTCATTCCCTGTAATCAACAAAAACACCAAGGCCCTCGTCGGTATCATAAGTATAAAGCGGGTTCTGCTTCACCCTGATGAGGAGCAGCTTGCAATGCTGGTTAAGAGGGACGTGCCAACGGTGAAGCCCAACGACGACCTCAAAAAGGCCGTCAGGGCGATGCTGGAGATGGACTACAGGCGTGTCGTCGTCGTTGATGATGAGAACAGGGTTATAGGAGTTCTAACCGTTGGCGACATAGTGCGCAGATACCTCGCCAAGAACGAGAAGCTGAAGAACGTGACGATAGAGAACTACTACCAGAAGAACGTGGGCGTTGTCTGGAGGGGAACGCCGCTCAAGGCCGCCCTCAAGGCCCTCCTCCTGTGCAACGCCATGGCCATCCCGGTCATCGACGACGAAGGCAACCTGATCGGAATGGTGGACGAGACGGACATCCTCAAGGACAGCGAGGTCATCCGCGTCATGAAGAGCACCGCCCTTTCAGCCTCGAGCGAGGAGGACTGGATACTCGAGAGCAACCCGACGCTCCTCTTCGAGAAGGCCGAGCTCCAGCTGCCGAAAAAGCCCGTTGAGGACATAATGAACCGCGAGCTGGTCGTTGCGACACCGCACATGAGCGTCTACGACGTCGCCCAGAAGATGGTCAAGTACGAGATAGAGCAGCTCCCGGTAATCAGGGGAGAGGGCGAGCTGGTCGGCATCGTCAGGGACATGGACATCATAAAAGTGATCCTCAACAAGTGA
- a CDS encoding carboxyl transferase domain-containing protein encodes MSMEEKVNELYERKRKVLEMGGEAAVEKQHAKGKLTARERIEKLLDPGSFVEIGAFVRHRGTEFGMDKKELPADGVITGYGTIDGRLVFVFAQDFTVMGGSLGEMHAAKIKRVMELALEAGAPVIGLNDSGGARIQEGVDSLKGYGDIFKMNTILSGVVPQITAIMGPCAGGAVYSPAIGDFILMVDNPASFMFITGPQVVKAVTGVEVTPTQLGGAMVHAQRAGQAHLVGKSDEEVLALIRRLISYLPSNNMEKPPRVKTNDLPFRKTENLYSIVPDDPNKGYDVRQVIYEIVDRDENGNPDFLEILPYFAPNAVVGFGRMNGQTVGIVANNPIHFAGVLDIDSSDKIARFVRTCDAFNIPIVTLVDVPGYLPGTQQEYGGIIRHGAKILYAYAEATVPLVTIVLRKAYGGAYLAMGSKHLGADFVFAWPTAEIAVMGPEGAANIIFRKEIAAAENPEEVRQQKIAEYREKFANPYVAAARGYIDDVIDPAETRAKIILALEALESKRVKLPPKKHGNIPL; translated from the coding sequence ATGAGCATGGAGGAAAAGGTCAACGAGCTGTATGAGAGGAAGAGGAAGGTTCTTGAGATGGGCGGAGAGGCTGCCGTTGAAAAGCAGCATGCCAAGGGCAAGCTGACCGCCCGCGAGAGGATTGAGAAGCTCCTGGACCCAGGAAGCTTCGTCGAGATAGGTGCTTTCGTCAGGCACCGTGGAACGGAGTTCGGCATGGACAAGAAGGAACTGCCCGCGGACGGCGTCATCACCGGCTACGGAACCATCGACGGAAGACTCGTTTTCGTGTTCGCCCAGGATTTCACGGTCATGGGCGGCTCGCTCGGTGAGATGCACGCGGCGAAGATAAAGCGCGTCATGGAGCTGGCACTCGAGGCTGGAGCGCCGGTGATAGGCCTCAACGACTCCGGTGGAGCGAGAATCCAGGAGGGCGTTGATTCGCTCAAGGGTTACGGCGATATCTTCAAGATGAACACGATTCTCAGCGGTGTTGTTCCGCAGATAACCGCGATAATGGGGCCCTGCGCCGGTGGAGCCGTTTACAGCCCGGCGATAGGAGACTTCATTCTGATGGTGGACAACCCGGCGAGCTTCATGTTCATCACCGGGCCTCAGGTCGTTAAAGCCGTTACCGGCGTCGAGGTCACTCCGACCCAGCTCGGCGGTGCCATGGTTCACGCGCAGAGAGCGGGCCAGGCCCACCTGGTCGGCAAGAGCGACGAGGAGGTTCTGGCACTCATAAGGAGGCTCATAAGTTACCTGCCCTCCAACAACATGGAGAAGCCGCCGCGCGTCAAGACTAACGACCTGCCCTTCAGGAAGACCGAGAACCTCTACTCCATCGTTCCGGACGACCCGAACAAGGGCTACGACGTGAGACAGGTCATCTACGAGATAGTCGACAGGGACGAGAACGGCAACCCGGACTTCCTCGAGATACTCCCGTACTTCGCCCCGAACGCCGTTGTCGGCTTCGGAAGGATGAACGGCCAGACCGTCGGTATAGTCGCCAACAACCCGATACACTTCGCCGGCGTTCTCGACATAGACAGCTCCGACAAGATTGCCAGGTTTGTGAGAACCTGCGACGCCTTCAACATCCCGATAGTTACCCTCGTTGATGTTCCGGGCTACCTGCCTGGAACCCAGCAGGAGTACGGCGGAATCATCAGACACGGGGCGAAGATACTCTACGCCTACGCCGAGGCGACCGTCCCGCTCGTCACCATCGTCCTCAGGAAAGCCTACGGCGGTGCCTACCTCGCCATGGGAAGCAAGCACCTTGGAGCCGACTTCGTCTTCGCCTGGCCGACCGCGGAGATAGCCGTCATGGGGCCGGAGGGAGCCGCCAACATCATCTTCAGGAAGGAGATAGCGGCGGCCGAAAACCCGGAGGAAGTGAGGCAGCAGAAGATAGCCGAGTACAGGGAGAAGTTCGCCAACCCGTACGTAGCCGCCGCGAGGGGCTACATCGACGACGTCATAGACCCGGCTGAAACCAGGGCCAAGATAATCCTCGCACTCGAGGCCCTTGAGAGCAAGCGCGTCAAGCTGCCGCCGAAGAAGCACGGCAACATACCGCTGTGA
- a CDS encoding OadG family protein, giving the protein MSEFAEGLNLTVLGVTIVFMVLSILAVVLYAVGWSERRLVEKETSARAPAAPAPTAAAEEEKPAIPPRDLAVVTAAVLAYTAEKAAQLRPLPFRRKVSDAWRLYGVQSSMEEVEDFNYEIGKW; this is encoded by the coding sequence ATGAGCGAGTTCGCGGAGGGCCTGAACCTGACGGTGCTGGGTGTCACCATAGTCTTCATGGTGCTCAGCATACTGGCGGTCGTCCTCTACGCGGTCGGCTGGAGCGAGAGGAGGCTCGTTGAGAAAGAGACATCCGCAAGGGCACCCGCTGCCCCCGCGCCGACCGCCGCGGCCGAGGAGGAGAAGCCCGCCATACCGCCGAGGGACCTCGCGGTTGTAACCGCCGCGGTTCTCGCGTACACCGCCGAGAAGGCCGCCCAGCTCAGGCCCCTGCCATTCAGGAGGAAGGTTTCAGATGCATGGCGCCTGTACGGCGTTCAGTCGAGCATGGAGGAAGTTGAGGACTTCAACTACGAAATCGGGAAGTGGTGA